The following proteins are co-located in the Salinirubrum litoreum genome:
- a CDS encoding iron ABC transporter substrate-binding protein, which yields MTDDAQGHRRTRRRVLQTGAALGIAGLAGCNGLPPLSEGGGDTVGQIGSGRSPFGDRDISGGVSMAEMPDLSGELTVYSGRGEQLVGTLIEFIEELYDDLTIRTRYSSAAELVNLIQTEGQESPADVFYSVNAGSLGQLKNNNRTQQLPSGVLDLVRDEFEDPDGQWVGTSGRARTVPYNTDSLDESGVPDDVMTFPETAAFENDIGWAPTYSSFQAFVTAMRVLEGDDATRQWLQGMLDLGVEEYSDEFLVSQAVADGEISAGFANHYYIQRVLAGRPEAPIATAFTQNDAGAIFNVAGAAMLDTAEDTTLAGNFVRHLLSAEAQDYFARETFEYPLVSGVEPVGRLPSIDELNPPEGVDLTELSDLEGTIDLLREVGVL from the coding sequence ATGACAGACGACGCGCAGGGACACCGCCGGACCCGCCGGCGCGTCCTCCAGACTGGCGCGGCGCTCGGTATCGCCGGACTCGCAGGCTGTAACGGACTGCCGCCGCTCTCCGAAGGGGGCGGCGACACGGTCGGACAGATCGGGTCCGGGCGCTCACCGTTCGGGGACCGGGACATCTCGGGTGGCGTCTCGATGGCCGAGATGCCGGACCTCTCGGGCGAACTGACAGTGTACTCAGGCCGTGGCGAGCAGTTGGTCGGCACGCTGATCGAGTTCATCGAGGAACTCTACGACGATCTGACGATCCGGACGCGCTACTCCTCGGCCGCCGAACTCGTCAACCTGATCCAGACGGAGGGACAGGAGAGTCCCGCCGACGTGTTCTACTCGGTCAACGCCGGGTCGCTCGGCCAACTGAAGAACAACAACCGCACCCAGCAACTGCCGAGTGGTGTCCTCGATCTGGTGCGCGACGAGTTCGAGGACCCCGACGGCCAGTGGGTCGGCACCTCCGGACGCGCCCGGACCGTCCCGTACAACACGGACAGCTTAGACGAGTCGGGCGTCCCGGACGACGTGATGACGTTCCCGGAGACGGCCGCCTTCGAGAACGACATCGGCTGGGCACCGACCTACTCCTCCTTCCAGGCGTTCGTCACCGCGATGCGCGTCCTGGAGGGCGACGACGCGACCCGGCAGTGGTTGCAGGGGATGCTCGATCTGGGCGTCGAGGAGTACTCCGACGAGTTCCTCGTCTCCCAAGCCGTCGCCGACGGCGAGATCTCGGCCGGCTTCGCCAACCACTACTACATCCAGCGCGTCCTCGCCGGGCGTCCCGAGGCACCCATCGCCACCGCGTTCACGCAGAACGACGCCGGTGCCATCTTCAACGTCGCGGGCGCGGCCATGCTCGACACCGCCGAGGACACGACACTGGCCGGCAACTTCGTCCGCCACCTGCTGTCGGCCGAGGCGCAGGACTACTTCGCGCGCGAGACGTTCGAGTACCCGCTGGTCTCCGGCGTGGAACCGGTCGGTCGGCTCCCGAGTATCGATGAATTGAACCCGCCGGAGGGGGTAGACCTGACCGAACTGTCCGACCTCGAAGGTACGATCGACCTGCTGCGCGAGGTGGGCGTCCTCTAA
- a CDS encoding alpha-1 4-glucan-protein synthase: MKQNVCVIVPTIREYECIRSYVANARKHDFDTDRLFFVLVTEDFCDSDAMREMLAEEGVDGAVFDGSAREQWFADQDLDEYSHLIPEASHAQTSFGLLYLWANDFEFGVFIDDDTLPHDEWDFFGRHMENLHREGEAIESVQSDEQWVNVLYQNADDHGLYPRGYPYGAMHETVETDARDLNHVVASQGLWTNVPDLDAVRILMDGDLQGQAQTRTEKSDFTGDFVAEQGQYLTVCSMNLAFRREVIPAFYQLPMDDNQWDVGRFDDIWSGVFLKRAADLLDHDLVNGYPLCEHNKAPRPTFDDLNNEVPGLQLNEHLWEIVDDTAQDADSYAEAFDAMADALRGESWDEYANGEFFHLVGETMHDWLDCLDAIDADREVEAPAAAADD; encoded by the coding sequence ATGAAGCAGAACGTCTGTGTGATCGTTCCGACGATCCGGGAGTACGAGTGCATTCGCTCGTACGTCGCCAACGCGCGGAAGCACGACTTCGACACCGACCGGCTCTTCTTCGTCCTCGTCACCGAGGACTTCTGTGACAGCGACGCGATGCGCGAGATGCTCGCGGAGGAGGGCGTCGACGGGGCCGTGTTCGACGGGAGCGCCCGCGAGCAGTGGTTCGCCGACCAGGATCTCGACGAGTACAGCCACCTCATCCCCGAGGCGAGCCACGCCCAGACCAGTTTCGGACTGCTCTACCTGTGGGCCAACGACTTCGAGTTCGGCGTCTTCATCGACGACGACACCCTGCCCCACGACGAGTGGGACTTCTTCGGTCGGCACATGGAGAACCTCCACCGCGAGGGCGAGGCGATCGAGAGCGTCCAGTCCGACGAGCAGTGGGTGAACGTCCTCTACCAGAACGCCGACGACCACGGGCTCTACCCGCGCGGTTACCCCTACGGCGCGATGCACGAGACGGTCGAGACCGACGCGCGCGACCTGAACCACGTCGTCGCCTCGCAGGGCCTGTGGACGAACGTCCCGGACCTCGACGCGGTGCGCATCCTGATGGACGGCGACCTGCAGGGGCAGGCGCAGACCCGCACCGAGAAGTCGGACTTCACCGGCGACTTCGTGGCCGAACAGGGCCAGTATCTCACGGTCTGCTCGATGAACCTCGCCTTCCGCCGGGAGGTGATCCCGGCGTTCTACCAGTTGCCGATGGACGACAACCAGTGGGACGTGGGCCGGTTCGACGACATCTGGTCGGGCGTCTTCCTGAAGCGCGCGGCCGACCTGCTGGATCACGACCTCGTGAACGGCTACCCGCTCTGTGAGCACAACAAAGCGCCCCGGCCGACCTTCGACGACCTGAACAACGAGGTGCCGGGCCTCCAGTTGAACGAACACCTCTGGGAGATCGTCGACGACACGGCCCAAGACGCCGACTCCTACGCCGAGGCGTTCGACGCGATGGCCGACGCGCTCCGCGGTGAGTCGTGGGACGAGTACGCGAACGGCGAGTTCTTCCACCTCGTCGGCGAGACGATGCACGACTGGCTCGACTGTCTCGACGCCATCGACGCCGACCGCGAGGTCGAAGCACCCGCCGCGGCCGCAGACGACTGA
- a CDS encoding rhomboid family intramembrane serine protease codes for MVAVPGVELLQSYAELLQRLAVLVALVLGLGVALALDDRAWLARFRGRLLLGVPWGTLVVAGFVLAVYLFLQGGLDNWYRPVTIPFRAWSYFYPLGILTGAFSHSGAGHLLGNLVGTLTLAPLVEYAWGHFPRERGSSSFGSLGENPYVRAFVVFPAVTLVVGLLTAVFAIGPIIGFSGVVFAFAGFALVYYPIGTVVALSVGDVVSLLYSTLSNPELVARARPVFVTPWWAQIAIQGHAIGLLFGVLLGILVVRRRDDPRPGAFRLWAGVLLFAVVQSLWAVYWFRGASQFVLFRWLGLILVVGLAVVVTVALRASDRPLFGRFAEGFDPETVRGFVPTLPRWEVAVAVLVFSAAALSGPAVPVNLTTASDDPLPNDPITVRDYEVTYAEDVPDGMVSAVDAEAFGETTQVNTSGVLVRSESRGIWTTAVSKSRLAFEGETRVRVGGVGWRESVVVNRTGWTAVGGGTAYQIRLTPPDGERRLVYRSPARQVEGRIGGTNVSVVPAEEGFRLNVTRGNTTRSVPLPANNETTATTDLVFTRQGSKLFAVSDDTRVRIATRETYRGQQ; via the coding sequence ATGGTCGCCGTGCCCGGCGTCGAACTGCTGCAGTCGTACGCCGAACTACTCCAACGTCTCGCCGTCCTCGTCGCCCTCGTGCTCGGCCTCGGGGTCGCACTCGCACTCGACGACCGGGCGTGGCTCGCCCGCTTCCGGGGACGCCTCCTCCTCGGGGTCCCGTGGGGCACGCTCGTCGTGGCCGGGTTCGTCCTCGCGGTCTACCTGTTCTTGCAGGGTGGTCTCGACAACTGGTATCGCCCGGTCACCATCCCCTTCCGGGCGTGGTCGTACTTCTACCCGCTCGGCATCCTCACCGGCGCGTTCTCCCACTCCGGCGCGGGCCACCTGCTCGGCAACCTCGTCGGGACGCTCACCCTCGCCCCACTCGTCGAGTACGCGTGGGGCCACTTCCCGCGCGAACGGGGCAGTTCTTCCTTCGGGTCCCTCGGCGAGAACCCCTACGTCCGCGCGTTCGTCGTCTTCCCGGCGGTCACGCTCGTCGTCGGCCTCCTGACTGCCGTGTTCGCCATCGGACCGATCATCGGCTTCTCGGGAGTCGTCTTCGCGTTCGCCGGCTTCGCGCTGGTGTACTACCCCATCGGCACCGTCGTCGCCCTCTCGGTCGGCGACGTGGTCAGCCTGCTGTACAGCACGCTGTCGAACCCCGAACTCGTCGCTCGCGCCCGGCCGGTGTTCGTCACACCGTGGTGGGCGCAGATCGCCATCCAGGGCCACGCCATCGGCCTGCTGTTCGGCGTGCTGCTCGGCATCCTCGTCGTCCGCCGACGCGACGACCCCCGGCCCGGCGCGTTCCGACTCTGGGCCGGCGTCCTCCTCTTCGCGGTCGTGCAGTCACTGTGGGCCGTCTACTGGTTCCGGGGCGCGAGCCAGTTCGTCCTGTTCCGGTGGCTCGGCCTGATCCTCGTCGTCGGTCTCGCGGTGGTCGTCACGGTCGCGCTCCGCGCCTCCGACCGACCGCTGTTCGGCCGCTTCGCCGAGGGCTTCGACCCCGAGACGGTCAGGGGATTCGTCCCGACACTCCCGCGCTGGGAGGTGGCGGTCGCCGTCCTCGTCTTCTCGGCGGCCGCACTCTCCGGGCCGGCAGTGCCGGTGAACCTCACGACCGCCAGCGACGACCCACTGCCGAACGACCCGATCACGGTCCGGGACTACGAGGTGACCTACGCCGAGGACGTGCCGGACGGGATGGTCTCGGCGGTAGACGCGGAGGCGTTCGGCGAGACGACGCAGGTGAACACCTCGGGAGTGCTCGTCAGGAGCGAGTCGCGCGGTATCTGGACCACAGCAGTATCCAAGTCTAGACTCGCCTTCGAGGGGGAGACACGAGTCCGGGTCGGCGGTGTCGGCTGGCGAGAATCTGTCGTCGTCAACCGTACCGGCTGGACCGCCGTCGGCGGCGGCACGGCCTACCAGATTCGCCTGACGCCCCCCGACGGCGAGCGACGACTGGTCTACCGGTCGCCGGCACGGCAGGTCGAAGGCCGGATCGGTGGGACGAACGTCTCGGTCGTCCCGGCCGAGGAGGGGTTCCGGCTGAACGTCACACGCGGGAACACGACCCGGTCGGTACCGCTGCCGGCGAACAACGAGACGACCGCGACGACCGATCTGGTGTTCACTCGGCAGGGCTCGAAGCTGTTCGCCGTCTCGGACGACACCCGCGTCCGGATCGCCACGCGAGAGACGTATCGCGGCCAGCAGTGA
- a CDS encoding METTL5 family protein, producing MASKRALAGQLAVVAGFENPRVALEQYPTPPEIAAHVIHVADLNGDIEGKTVVDLGTGTGMLALGAALRGPARVVGVELDRDALGTARQNRKRVGTTTPIHWVQADATRAPLCIDTPTTVVANPPFGAQDGKEHADRAFLETTAEIADVSYMVHNAGSREFVEAFAGDEGGEVTHAFEATFELDRQFDFHEADRREITTEVFRIVWD from the coding sequence ATGGCCTCGAAACGCGCGCTCGCCGGCCAGTTGGCCGTCGTCGCCGGCTTCGAGAACCCGCGTGTCGCGCTCGAACAGTATCCGACGCCGCCCGAGATCGCCGCTCACGTGATCCACGTCGCCGACCTCAACGGTGACATCGAGGGCAAGACGGTCGTCGATCTCGGCACCGGCACCGGGATGCTCGCGCTCGGGGCCGCCCTGCGCGGGCCGGCGCGCGTCGTCGGCGTCGAACTCGACCGGGACGCACTCGGGACCGCTCGGCAGAACCGGAAGCGTGTCGGGACGACGACGCCGATCCACTGGGTGCAGGCCGACGCGACTCGTGCGCCGCTGTGTATCGACACGCCCACCACAGTCGTCGCCAACCCGCCCTTCGGGGCACAGGACGGCAAGGAACACGCGGATCGGGCGTTTCTGGAGACGACTGCCGAGATCGCCGACGTGTCCTACATGGTCCACAACGCCGGCAGTCGGGAGTTCGTCGAAGCCTTCGCGGGAGACGAGGGTGGCGAGGTGACACACGCCTTCGAGGCGACCTTCGAACTCGACAGACAGTTCGACTTCCACGAGGCCGACCGCCGGGAGATCACGACCGAGGTCTTCCGGATCGTCTGGGATTGA
- a CDS encoding lamin tail domain-containing protein, with the protein MRVSTLLVVALLLLAGCTAAPPPAESSADTTTPDSSLGPSPTPHPATSPQVTAEVVEVVDGDTIKIRYENGSRDTVRLLGVDTPEVHTEVSPDEFGVPDTDAGRDCLRTWGERASQHAKDTLAGETVQLGFDPNEGKRGYYGRLLAYVYVDGESFNYGLIRQGYARMYDSDFVDRPRFSAAETEAQSDGRGVWGECATADPTASTGATDDTDDTDGTSGSDATASTTTDRLAVSVVADAEGNDNENLNGEYVTLRNRGDDSLDLSGWQITDEAGKTYTFPDGTTLAGGATLRVHSGSGADDGTDYYWNRSGAVWNNGGDTVRLSDADGELVVSLTY; encoded by the coding sequence ATGCGCGTCTCGACGCTCCTCGTCGTCGCCCTCCTGCTTCTCGCCGGCTGTACCGCAGCACCCCCGCCCGCCGAGTCTTCGGCCGACACCACCACACCCGACAGCTCGCTCGGCCCGAGTCCGACACCACACCCCGCGACCAGTCCGCAGGTCACCGCCGAGGTCGTGGAGGTCGTCGACGGTGACACGATCAAGATCCGATACGAGAACGGGAGCCGCGATACGGTGCGACTGCTCGGCGTCGACACGCCCGAGGTCCACACCGAGGTCAGCCCCGACGAGTTCGGCGTCCCGGACACCGACGCCGGGCGGGACTGCCTGCGCACGTGGGGTGAGCGCGCCAGCCAGCACGCGAAAGACACCCTCGCGGGCGAGACCGTGCAACTCGGCTTCGATCCGAACGAGGGGAAGCGCGGCTACTACGGTCGTCTGCTCGCGTACGTCTACGTCGACGGCGAGAGCTTCAACTACGGACTGATCCGCCAGGGCTACGCCCGGATGTACGACAGCGACTTCGTGGACCGTCCCCGTTTCTCGGCGGCCGAGACCGAGGCCCAGAGCGACGGTCGGGGCGTCTGGGGCGAGTGTGCGACCGCCGATCCGACCGCCAGCACCGGGGCCACCGACGATACCGACGACACCGATGGAACCAGTGGGAGCGACGCGACTGCCAGCACGACCACCGACCGACTGGCCGTCTCGGTCGTCGCCGACGCCGAGGGCAACGACAACGAGAACCTCAACGGTGAGTACGTCACGCTCCGGAATCGCGGGGACGACAGCCTCGACCTCTCCGGCTGGCAGATCACCGACGAGGCCGGCAAGACGTACACCTTCCCCGACGGGACGACCCTCGCGGGTGGTGCGACGCTCCGCGTCCACAGTGGGAGCGGGGCCGACGACGGCACCGACTACTACTGGAACCGATCCGGCGCGGTCTGGAACAACGGCGGCGACACCGTTCGGCTCTCCGACGCCGACGGGGAACTCGTCGTCAGCCTCACCTACTGA
- a CDS encoding J domain-containing protein, whose amino-acid sequence MDRDRLILGLAAVFTGLSVLLVVLSFVYSLFLLIVAVPFGATAYFMWYHASGRMEARTRARARGARRASDGGLGAGEGARGGFSAQARQARARANAREGRGFGAAGAAGAGQAGQRRYAPSTTQGPTPEEAYRTLDLDPGADTDAVRSAYREKVKQVHPDTDSGSEEAFKEVNRAYETLTE is encoded by the coding sequence GTGGACCGCGATAGACTGATCCTCGGGCTGGCGGCGGTGTTCACCGGACTGTCCGTCCTGCTAGTCGTGCTGTCGTTCGTCTACTCGCTGTTCCTGCTGATCGTCGCGGTTCCCTTCGGCGCGACGGCGTACTTCATGTGGTACCACGCCAGCGGGCGGATGGAAGCACGGACCCGAGCGAGAGCACGCGGCGCACGCCGCGCCAGCGACGGCGGTCTCGGTGCCGGCGAAGGTGCTCGTGGGGGGTTCTCCGCGCAGGCGCGGCAGGCGCGTGCGAGAGCCAACGCCCGAGAGGGGCGCGGGTTCGGGGCGGCCGGCGCGGCAGGGGCGGGACAGGCCGGCCAGCGTCGGTACGCGCCCTCGACGACGCAGGGACCGACACCCGAAGAAGCCTACCGGACGCTCGACCTCGACCCCGGCGCGGACACCGACGCGGTGCGGTCGGCCTACCGCGAGAAGGTGAAGCAGGTCCATCCCGACACCGACTCCGGCAGCGAGGAGGCGTTCAAAGAGGTCAACCGCGCCTACGAGACGCTGACCGAGTGA